Within the Polaribacter pectinis genome, the region TATATTTTTTTGTCTTTTTTAAGACTATTTACCTTTTTTTAAATTTGGAAAACGCATTCTGTAATCTGCTCTAATTTTTCCTTTTGAAATATTTTCTAATTTCTTTTTTATCAACCTTTTCTTTAAAGTAGAAAGTTTGTCTGTAAACAAAACACCTTCAATATGGTCATATTCATGTTGAAAAACTCTGGCTGCTAAACCGTCTAAAACTTCTGTATGTTTTTTAAAATCTTCATCTTGATACTCAATTGTAATTTTTGGTTGACGAAAAACGTCTTCTCTAACATCAGGAATACTTAAACATCCTTCATTAAAAGCCCATTCATCACCTTCTTCTTTTACAATTTGCGCGTTTATAAAAACTTTATTAAAATTTTTTAAAACTTCTCTGTCTTCATCTGATAATTCCTCATCATCAGCAAAAGGAGATGCGTCAATTAAAAACAAACGAATGGCTTTACCAATTTGTGGGGCAGCCAAACCAACACCAGAAGCATTGTACATGGTTTCTTTCATGTTAGCAATTAACTTTTCTAAATCTGGATAATCTGCATCTATTTCTACACACATTTTGCGTAAAACAGGATCTCCATAAGCAACAACTGGTAATATCATTTAATATTCATTTTAAAGGAATGCAAAAATACAAAGATTGTAGGTTGTAGAAAATTATTTGCTATATAAATACGACTGCAAAATAATTGTTGCACTGATTTCATCTACCATTGCTTTATTTCTACGTTGTTTTTTCTTCATTCCACTATCTATCATTGTTTGAAAAGCCATTTTAGAAGTAAAGCGCTCATCAATTCTTATTATTGGAATTTGTGGAATTTGTTTTTCAAGTTTTTTTAAGAAAGGAAGAATCAATGCTTCACTTTCACTGTCAGAATTATCCATTTGTTTCGGTTTACCAACTAAAAATAATTCTACTTTTTCTTTTGTAGTATATTCTTTTAAAAACGGAATTAATTCTTCTGTATTAACTGTTGTTAAGCCAGATGCAATTATTTGCATTTCATCTGTAACAGCTATTCCTGTCCTTTTTTTTCCAAAATCTATTGCTAAAATTCTAGCCATTTACAATTGTTTTTGCAAAAATACGTTTTTTAAACAAAGCAGAAATATCTGTTTAAAAAATGTATCTTCGCTTTCTATTTTTACAGATACATTTATATTTGCAGAAATTAATTTATTACAATGAAAGATATTAGAGAAATTATAGAATCAGCTTGGGAAAACCGTGAGTTATTAAAAGAACAAAACACGATAGATACCATTAGAAAAGTAGTTGATTTATTAGATAAAGGAGAATTAAGAGTTGCAGAACCAACAACTGATGGTTGGCAAGTAAATGAATGGGTTAAAAAAGCGGTTGTTTTATATTTCCCAATTCAAAAAATGGAAACTTTAGAAGCTGGTATTTTTGAATATCATGATAAAATTCCTTTGAAAAGAAATTTTGCAGAAAGAGGAATTAGAGTAGTGCCAAATGCAGTTGCAAGACATGGAGCATATATTTCTGCAGGAACTATTTTAATGCCAAGTTATGTAAATATTGGTGCTTATGTAGATGAAGGAACTATGGTAGATACTTGGGCTACAGTTGGTTCTTGTGCACAAATTGGTAAAAATGTACACCTTTCTGGTGGAGTTGGAATTGGTGGTGTTTTAGAACCATTACAAGCTGCACCAGTAATTATAGAAGATGGTGCTTTTATTGGCTCTAGATGTATTGTTGTTGAAGGAGTAAGAGTAGAAAAAGAAGCAGTTTTAGGTGCAAATGTTGTATTAACTATGAGCACAAAAATAATTGATGTTACTGGAGATGAACCTATTGAAATGAAAGGAAGAGTCCCTGCAAGATCTGTAGTAATCCCAGGAAGTTACACGAAGAAATTTGCAGCAGGAGAGTACAATGTACCTTGTGCATTAATTATTGGAAAAAGAAAAGAGAGTACAAATAAGAAAACATCTTTAAACGATGCTTTACGTGAATATGACGTAGCCGTATAAGATTTAAAAATCTATGACTAAAATTACCGCAATTATACCAACTCTAAATGAAGAAATTCATATTGCAGCAGCAATTGAATCTGTGAGTTTTGCTGATGAAATAATTGTGATTGATTCTTTTAGTACAGATAAAACTATAGAAATAGCAGAGAAGTATAATGTAAAAATCATCAAGCGAAAGTTTGATGATTTTTCTTCTCAAAAAAACTTTGCTATTGAACAAGCTAAAAACGCTTGGATTTATATTTTAGATGCAGATGAAAGAGTAACTCCAGGGGTTAAGGACGAAATTTTAAAAGCGGTTAAAAAACCTAATGGTTTTGTTGGCTTTTATGTAAGAAGAACCTTCTATTTTTGTGGAAGAAAAGTAAACTACAGTGGTTTTCAAAGAGATAAAGTAATTCGTTTATTTTTAAAAGAAAATTGTAAATATACTGGGCTTGTCCATGAAAAGATAGTTGCTAAAGGAGAAATTGGTTTTTTTAAAAATAAAATTGATCATTTTTCATACAGAAATTATGATCATTATATTTCTAAAATGAATCATTATGCTGCCATTAGAGCAAAAGAATTACATCAAAAAGGAAAAACTGTTAACATTTATCATGTAATGATAAAACCTGCAGCAAGATTTTTTATTCATTATATAATTAGGTTAGGTTTTTTAGATGGATTTACTGGTTTTTTAGTGGCAAAAACTCAAGCATATGGAGTTTTAACTAGATATATTAAACTTTGGTTACTAAATAAAGGAATTAAAGAAAATTAATTTTTTTTGTAGAAAATATAATTTCTAACACATCTATTTAGTTTATAAGTAAATAAAGATATAATTTGCCAGAAAGGACGAATAATTTCTCTAATTACTTTTTTCCAAACAATCATATTGTTTTGTTGAATTGTACTTCCACCCATTTTCTTATCAATACTTTCTACGTATTTTTTGTTAGTAGAATATAGCTTTACCTTGTGTTTATAAACATCTTGTTTCATAACATCAATAGGGGCATAGTAATCACTTAAATTATCAGATAGCTTTTTAGCTGCATTTCTACCAATAATTTGCCCAATCATTAAAACTGGTGGCATTAAGAATTTGGTAATTAAGTCATTTTTATTGAGTGAAAAGAACCCTTTTTTACCAGAAATATCTAAAAAATCGTCAATGGTTATTTGTTCTAAAAGTTGTTTTAAATCCGTAAAAAAATCTTTGTGAACTTCGGCATCATCCTCTAAAACAATAGAGAAATCTTCTGGTTGTTTAGATAGAAAATCCCAAAGTTTAAAATGAGTTAAACAGATACCAATTTCACCATCATTTGGATACGGAAAATGAGCTAAAATTTTATGTTTACTTTTCTCATTTTTTAAAAGTGCTTTGTCTAGTTTTTTTCCATAAACTGCAGTAATTCTTGTTATTGGAATATTCAATTCTTTAAATTGATTTTCCATAAAGGTTCTTCTCTCAAGACTCTTATCTAGATTTATATAATATACTTTGTATGAACTCATATTTTAACCCAATTAGAGCAAGCAATCTCATTTTCTTTATCTACAAACCATTGTTTTGGCGCAATTACAGTTTTACTTTTGTGGTTGTTTAACCAAGCTCCCCACCAAGAAAAACTACTATTTGCTGTAATGTTATTTTTGCACAAACTCATTAAATAGATGTCTTCATGAGGTATTGTTTTGTGTTCTATAAAAATAGCGTTTTCTATTTTTAAGTTTTCTTTTGTCCAAGCAATATCATCAGAAAAAATAAAAAAATGAGTATCTAAATTTTGTTTTAAAATTATTTCTATTGCTTCTTTATAATACTCTAAACTACAAGTTCCATGTACGCTATTTGCTTTTTTATCAGTAATGTAATCTCCTCTTCTAATATGTAAAGAACAAGTGTTTTTATAAGATAAAATAGCGTCTACATACTTTTTTGTTGAAGGAGCTATTTTTTGCTTAATCTTAAAATTCTTCAATAAAATTTCTCTAATTTCTAAAAAATATTTCTCTGTTTGAAAGTATCCTTTTACATATTCATTTCCTTTAAGAGAAAGCAAGTTTTTATCAAATAATAAACTTTTTTCTTTTAAAGATTTTTTAACACCAATTTTCCCTAGTAAAATAGGTAAAGTATCGGCAACATTAATGTCTATATTGAATTTATTTA harbors:
- a CDS encoding alpha-1,2-fucosyltransferase → MIVVRILGGLGNQMFQYAYAKALEQKGFNVKLDISKFKKYKLHGGYQLNKFNIDINVADTLPILLGKIGVKKSLKEKSLLFDKNLLSLKGNEYVKGYFQTEKYFLEIREILLKNFKIKQKIAPSTKKYVDAILSYKNTCSLHIRRGDYITDKKANSVHGTCSLEYYKEAIEIILKQNLDTHFFIFSDDIAWTKENLKIENAIFIEHKTIPHEDIYLMSLCKNNITANSSFSWWGAWLNNHKSKTVIAPKQWFVDKENEIACSNWVKI
- the def gene encoding peptide deformylase, whose amino-acid sequence is MILPVVAYGDPVLRKMCVEIDADYPDLEKLIANMKETMYNASGVGLAAPQIGKAIRLFLIDASPFADDEELSDEDREVLKNFNKVFINAQIVKEEGDEWAFNEGCLSIPDVREDVFRQPKITIEYQDEDFKKHTEVLDGLAARVFQHEYDHIEGVLFTDKLSTLKKRLIKKKLENISKGKIRADYRMRFPNLKKGK
- a CDS encoding glycosyltransferase family 2 protein, with translation MTKITAIIPTLNEEIHIAAAIESVSFADEIIVIDSFSTDKTIEIAEKYNVKIIKRKFDDFSSQKNFAIEQAKNAWIYILDADERVTPGVKDEILKAVKKPNGFVGFYVRRTFYFCGRKVNYSGFQRDKVIRLFLKENCKYTGLVHEKIVAKGEIGFFKNKIDHFSYRNYDHYISKMNHYAAIRAKELHQKGKTVNIYHVMIKPAARFFIHYIIRLGFLDGFTGFLVAKTQAYGVLTRYIKLWLLNKGIKEN
- the ruvX gene encoding Holliday junction resolvase RuvX, whose protein sequence is MARILAIDFGKKRTGIAVTDEMQIIASGLTTVNTEELIPFLKEYTTKEKVELFLVGKPKQMDNSDSESEALILPFLKKLEKQIPQIPIIRIDERFTSKMAFQTMIDSGMKKKQRRNKAMVDEISATIILQSYLYSK
- a CDS encoding 2,3,4,5-tetrahydropyridine-2,6-dicarboxylate N-succinyltransferase; translation: MKDIREIIESAWENRELLKEQNTIDTIRKVVDLLDKGELRVAEPTTDGWQVNEWVKKAVVLYFPIQKMETLEAGIFEYHDKIPLKRNFAERGIRVVPNAVARHGAYISAGTILMPSYVNIGAYVDEGTMVDTWATVGSCAQIGKNVHLSGGVGIGGVLEPLQAAPVIIEDGAFIGSRCIVVEGVRVEKEAVLGANVVLTMSTKIIDVTGDEPIEMKGRVPARSVVIPGSYTKKFAAGEYNVPCALIIGKRKESTNKKTSLNDALREYDVAV
- a CDS encoding glycosyltransferase family 25 protein; protein product: MSSYKVYYINLDKSLERRTFMENQFKELNIPITRITAVYGKKLDKALLKNEKSKHKILAHFPYPNDGEIGICLTHFKLWDFLSKQPEDFSIVLEDDAEVHKDFFTDLKQLLEQITIDDFLDISGKKGFFSLNKNDLITKFLMPPVLMIGQIIGRNAAKKLSDNLSDYYAPIDVMKQDVYKHKVKLYSTNKKYVESIDKKMGGSTIQQNNMIVWKKVIREIIRPFWQIISLFTYKLNRCVRNYIFYKKN